The Lutra lutra chromosome 10, mLutLut1.2, whole genome shotgun sequence genome contains a region encoding:
- the PATE3 gene encoding prostate and testis expressed protein 3, producing MDKHFLMVFFLFCFLVAATALKCMTCHLRTRTDRCRRGFGFCVAQKHESCMTLTIFQDNILQLSYMVCQKFCRDLTFDFNNRTYIHKCCKQNFCNLKI from the exons ATGGACAAACACTTCTtgatggttttcttccttttctgcttccttgTAG CAGCGACAGCACTGAAGTGCATGACGTGCCACCTTCGCACACGGACAGATCGCTGTAGAAGAGGCTTTGGTTTCTGTGTTGCTCAGAAGCATGAGTCATGCATGACTTTAACGATCTTCCAGG ATAACATTCTGCAGTTATCATATATGGTGTGTCAGAAATTCTGCAGAGACTTGACCTTTGATTTCAACAATCGGACTTACATTCATAAATGTTGCAAGCAAAATTTTTGTAAcctcaaaatctaa